One Rosa chinensis cultivar Old Blush chromosome 3, RchiOBHm-V2, whole genome shotgun sequence DNA window includes the following coding sequences:
- the LOC112193321 gene encoding E3 ubiquitin-protein ligase RFWD3 isoform X3 — translation MADPHYVHLDDVDLQEEDEEASEEPSVIGDVGDSEQEDEDEPDAQTDPNYALYLSRMGPTHEAEEADSDFERHLVRTACFLSRGGCGGDGKRRRIGRQETAAFDTGESSQSSQWNPSEIDGLFCPICLEAWTNDGDHYICCLPCGHIFGMSCIEKWLGQSKRQGKCPQCNAKCKLNDVRKLFTSRVISVDEESQKRIRSLEAKCASFEKESKASGSINATGTFERRFVSGNNILEGRSYGLTFGSNTCGQASPCSFKLEKELPVAGAHLFDVDASNQILLISRRHAGLGGKDVLTKMSLIPPYDRDDIVLPSSLNSIRDLRLSPSNTNLALFACLGKKLAVLSTENNNIIVSYDIPAAAWTCSWDLNDSNYMYAGLQNGYLLVFDMRQTSGPVESLKGLTRNPIHTVHSLSYNSALPTGVRTVMSASSIGLCLWNFGGAAKGPILVPETENQGVCISLAYCHRTDDIVASYRPKVEFSDEAVLTQPTPSRAIGQGTVGSHVLLKRAGSSSHFLKLGSSSGNVCDIGLPKSAIINIENCGSLFASEDKLSSELVLEELSSFTTVQRLNLQRSPVQDVKYTSFLRKGLLSCLNGNTLQLFSTKLS, via the exons ATGGCAGACCCTCACTATGTGCATCTTGACGATGTAGATCTACaggaagaggatgaagaagCCTCAGAAGAACCATCCGTCATCGGCGACGTTGGAGACTCAGAACAAGAAGACGAAGACGAACCAGACGCCCAAACGGATCCCAATTATGCTCTCTATCTTTCCAGAATGGGACCCACTCACGAGGCCGAAGAAGCCGACTCGGATTTTGAACGGCATCTGGTCAGAACCGCTTGCTTTCTGAGCCGCGGCGGCTGCGGCGGTGACGGCAAGCGGAGGAGAATCGGAAGGCAGGAAACGGCGGCGTTTGACACCGGAGAGAGCTCTCAGAGCAGTCAGTGGAATCCGAGTGAAATTGATGGCCTGTTTTGCCCAATTTGCTTGGAGGCTTGGACTAATGACGGTGATCACTACATCTG CTGTCTTCCTTGTGGACACATTTTCGGTATGTCCTGCATCGAAAAATGGCTAGGCCAGAGTAAAAGACAGGGAAAg TGTCCTCAATGCAATGCCAAATGCAAGTTGAATGATGTGAGGAAACTTTTCACGTCGCGAGTTATTTCTGTTGACGAAGAATCACAAAAg aGGATTCGTTCACTTGAGGCTAAATGTGCTTCTTTTGAGAAGGAG AGCAAAGCATCAGGATCAATCAATGCTACTGGGACCTTTGAAAGAAGATTCGTATCTGGTAATAACATCTTAGAGGGAAGGTCTTATG GGCTAACATTTGGCTCTAATACCTGCGGACAAGCATCTCCTTGCAGCTTCAAATTAGAG AAGGAGTTACCTGTAGCTGGTGCTCATTTGTTTGACGTTGATGCATCTAACCAAATTTTGTTAATTTCGCGAAGGCATGCTGGGCTAGGTGGAAAAGATGTGCTTACCAAA ATGAGCCTGATACCTCCATATGACAGAGATGATATTGTTCTTCCTAGCTCTTTAAATTCTATCAGGGACCTACGTCTTTCTCCTTCTAACACTAACCTTGCACTCTTTGCTTGCCTAGGGAAGAAATTGGCAGTTCTCAG TACGGAGAACAACAACATCATTGTTTCCTATGACATACCG GCTGCTGCTTGGACATGCTCATGGGATCTCAACGATTCAAATTATATGTATGCTGGATTGCAG AATGGCTATCTTCTGGTGTTTGACATGCGCCAAACCTCAGGGCCTGTTGAATCCCTGAAGGGGCTGACAAGAAACCCAATTCATACCGTGCATTCCCTTTCATATAATTCAGCTCTTCCCACTGGTGTTAGAACAGTGATGTCCGCATCGTCAATTGGCTTATGTCTCTGGAATTTTGGTGGTGCTGCAAAGGG GCCAATTTTGGTCCCTGAAACAGAGAACCAAGGAGTTTGTATATCTCTTGCATATTGCCATAGAACAGATGACATTGTTGCTTCCTATCGCCCCAAAGTCGAGTTTTCTGATGAGGCAGTTCTTACACAACCAACTCCTTCACGTGCCATCGGACAAGGAACAGTCGGTTCCCATGTTCTTTTAAAGAGAGCAGGCAGCAGCAGTCATTTTCTAAAGTTGGGATCTTCATCCGGCAACGTGTGTGATATCGGACTGCCAAAATCTGCAATTATCAACATAGAAAATTGTGGCAGTTTGTTTGCATCTGAAGATAAACTATCTTCTGAACTAGTTTTAGAAGAGCTGTCGTCTTTTACTACTGTTCAGCGCCTTAACTTACAGCGAAGTCCTGTTCAGGATGTGAAGTACACATCCTTCTTAAGGAAAGGTCTCCTCAGTTGTTTGAATGGTAACACGCTGCAACTCTTCAGTACCAAGCTTTCATGA
- the LOC112193321 gene encoding E3 ubiquitin-protein ligase RFWD3 isoform X1, which yields MADPHYVHLDDVDLQEEDEEASEEPSVIGDVGDSEQEDEDEPDAQTDPNYALYLSRMGPTHEAEEADSDFERHLVRTACFLSRGGCGGDGKRRRIGRQETAAFDTGESSQSSQWNPSEIDGLFCPICLEAWTNDGDHYICCLPCGHIFGMSCIEKWLGQSKRQGKCPQCNAKCKLNDVRKLFTSRVISVDEESQKRIRSLEAKCASFEKERAEWHKREAELLKGQHVLELKIRLLIESKASGSINATGTFERRFVSGNNILEGRSYGLTFGSNTCGQASPCSFKLEKELPVAGAHLFDVDASNQILLISRRHAGLGGKDVLTKMSLIPPYDRDDIVLPSSLNSIRDLRLSPSNTNLALFACLGKKLAVLSTENNNIIVSYDIPAAAWTCSWDLNDSNYMYAGLQNGYLLVFDMRQTSGPVESLKGLTRNPIHTVHSLSYNSALPTGVRTVMSASSIGLCLWNFGGAAKGPILVPETENQGVCISLAYCHRTDDIVASYRPKVEFSDEAVLTQPTPSRAIGQGTVGSHVLLKRAGSSSHFLKLGSSSGNVCDIGLPKSAIINIENCGSLFASEDKLSSELVLEELSSFTTVQRLNLQRSPVQDVKYTSFLRKGLLSCLNGNTLQLFSTKLS from the exons ATGGCAGACCCTCACTATGTGCATCTTGACGATGTAGATCTACaggaagaggatgaagaagCCTCAGAAGAACCATCCGTCATCGGCGACGTTGGAGACTCAGAACAAGAAGACGAAGACGAACCAGACGCCCAAACGGATCCCAATTATGCTCTCTATCTTTCCAGAATGGGACCCACTCACGAGGCCGAAGAAGCCGACTCGGATTTTGAACGGCATCTGGTCAGAACCGCTTGCTTTCTGAGCCGCGGCGGCTGCGGCGGTGACGGCAAGCGGAGGAGAATCGGAAGGCAGGAAACGGCGGCGTTTGACACCGGAGAGAGCTCTCAGAGCAGTCAGTGGAATCCGAGTGAAATTGATGGCCTGTTTTGCCCAATTTGCTTGGAGGCTTGGACTAATGACGGTGATCACTACATCTG CTGTCTTCCTTGTGGACACATTTTCGGTATGTCCTGCATCGAAAAATGGCTAGGCCAGAGTAAAAGACAGGGAAAg TGTCCTCAATGCAATGCCAAATGCAAGTTGAATGATGTGAGGAAACTTTTCACGTCGCGAGTTATTTCTGTTGACGAAGAATCACAAAAg aGGATTCGTTCACTTGAGGCTAAATGTGCTTCTTTTGAGAAGGAG CGAGCAGAATGGCATAAGAGGGAGGCAGAATTGCTAAAGGGACAGCATGTACTAGAACTCAAAATTCGACTACTTATAGAG AGCAAAGCATCAGGATCAATCAATGCTACTGGGACCTTTGAAAGAAGATTCGTATCTGGTAATAACATCTTAGAGGGAAGGTCTTATG GGCTAACATTTGGCTCTAATACCTGCGGACAAGCATCTCCTTGCAGCTTCAAATTAGAG AAGGAGTTACCTGTAGCTGGTGCTCATTTGTTTGACGTTGATGCATCTAACCAAATTTTGTTAATTTCGCGAAGGCATGCTGGGCTAGGTGGAAAAGATGTGCTTACCAAA ATGAGCCTGATACCTCCATATGACAGAGATGATATTGTTCTTCCTAGCTCTTTAAATTCTATCAGGGACCTACGTCTTTCTCCTTCTAACACTAACCTTGCACTCTTTGCTTGCCTAGGGAAGAAATTGGCAGTTCTCAG TACGGAGAACAACAACATCATTGTTTCCTATGACATACCG GCTGCTGCTTGGACATGCTCATGGGATCTCAACGATTCAAATTATATGTATGCTGGATTGCAG AATGGCTATCTTCTGGTGTTTGACATGCGCCAAACCTCAGGGCCTGTTGAATCCCTGAAGGGGCTGACAAGAAACCCAATTCATACCGTGCATTCCCTTTCATATAATTCAGCTCTTCCCACTGGTGTTAGAACAGTGATGTCCGCATCGTCAATTGGCTTATGTCTCTGGAATTTTGGTGGTGCTGCAAAGGG GCCAATTTTGGTCCCTGAAACAGAGAACCAAGGAGTTTGTATATCTCTTGCATATTGCCATAGAACAGATGACATTGTTGCTTCCTATCGCCCCAAAGTCGAGTTTTCTGATGAGGCAGTTCTTACACAACCAACTCCTTCACGTGCCATCGGACAAGGAACAGTCGGTTCCCATGTTCTTTTAAAGAGAGCAGGCAGCAGCAGTCATTTTCTAAAGTTGGGATCTTCATCCGGCAACGTGTGTGATATCGGACTGCCAAAATCTGCAATTATCAACATAGAAAATTGTGGCAGTTTGTTTGCATCTGAAGATAAACTATCTTCTGAACTAGTTTTAGAAGAGCTGTCGTCTTTTACTACTGTTCAGCGCCTTAACTTACAGCGAAGTCCTGTTCAGGATGTGAAGTACACATCCTTCTTAAGGAAAGGTCTCCTCAGTTGTTTGAATGGTAACACGCTGCAACTCTTCAGTACCAAGCTTTCATGA
- the LOC112191817 gene encoding probable xyloglucan endotransglucosylase/hydrolase protein 32 yields MVLFLFFLLALLVPSSNAGWPPSPGYWPSSKFRSMSFYKGFRSLWGPQHQNLDQNALTIWLDRTTGSGFKSVRPFRSGYFGSSIKLQPGYTAGVITAFYLSNSEAHPGYHDEVDIEFLGTTFGKPYTLQTNVYIRGSGDGKIIGREMKFHLWFDPTQHFHHYAILWSPKEIIFLVDDVPIRRYQRKSAATFPLRPMWLYGSIWDASSWATEDGKYKADYRYQPFVAKFTNFKAGGCSAYSPAWCHPVSASPFRSGGLTRQQYRVMKWVQANHMVYDYCGDFKRDHSLTPECWG; encoded by the exons ATggttctctttctcttcttcctcctagcTCTTTTGGTACCTTCAAGCAATGCTGGCTGGCCACCATCACCTGGCTACTGGCCAAGTTCTAAATTCAGGTCTATGAGCTTTTATAAAGGGTTTAGATCCCTCTGGGGTCCTCAGCATCAAAACTTAGACCAAAATGCATTAACAATCTGGCTTGACAGAACCACAG GAAGTGGATTCAAGTCGGTTCGACCATTTAGATCCGGTTACTTTGGTTCCTCCATTAAGCTTCAACCTGGTTATACTGCAGGAGTTATAACAGCTTTCTAT CTTTCAAACAGTGAAGCTCATCCAGGGTATCATGATGAAGTGGACATCGAGTTTTTGGGGACTACATTTGGGAAGCCCTATACTTTACAGACCAATGTTTACATCAGAGGAAGTGGAGATGGAAAAATTATTGGAAGAGAGATGAAGTTTCATTTGTGGTTTGATCCCACCCAACATTTTCATCACTATGCTATATTATGGAGTCCTAAGGAGATTAT aTTTTTGGTGGATGATGTGCCCATAAGGAGGTACCAAAGAAAGAGTGCTGCAACATTTCCCTTAAGGCCAATGTGGCTGTATGGTTCAATATGGGATGCCTCATCTTGGGCTACTGAAGATGGAAAATACAAAGCAGATTATAGATACCAACCCTTTGTAGCAAAGTTTACCAATTTTAAAGCCGGTGGTTGCTCAGCCTATTCCCCTGCCTGGTGCCACCCAGTCTCCGCCTCTCCATTCCGGTCAGGTGGGTTGACTCGACAACAGTACCGGGTCATGAAATGGGTTCAAGCCAACCATATGGTGTATGACTATTGCGGGGATTTCAAGAGGGACCATTCCCTAACACCTGAATGTTGGGGTTAA
- the LOC112193321 gene encoding E3 ubiquitin-protein ligase RFWD3 isoform X2: protein MADPHYVHLDDVDLQEEDEEASEEPSVIGDVGDSEQEDEDEPDAQTDPNYALYLSRMGPTHEAEEADSDFERHLVRTACFLSRGGCGGDGKRRRIGRQETAAFDTGESSQSSQWNPSEIDGLFCPICLEAWTNDGDHYICCLPCGHIFGMSCIEKWLGQSKRQGKCPQCNAKCKLNDVRKLFTSRVISVDEESQKRIRSLEAKCASFEKERAEWHKREAELLKGQHVLELKIRLLIESKASGSINATGTFERRFVSGLTFGSNTCGQASPCSFKLEKELPVAGAHLFDVDASNQILLISRRHAGLGGKDVLTKMSLIPPYDRDDIVLPSSLNSIRDLRLSPSNTNLALFACLGKKLAVLSTENNNIIVSYDIPAAAWTCSWDLNDSNYMYAGLQNGYLLVFDMRQTSGPVESLKGLTRNPIHTVHSLSYNSALPTGVRTVMSASSIGLCLWNFGGAAKGPILVPETENQGVCISLAYCHRTDDIVASYRPKVEFSDEAVLTQPTPSRAIGQGTVGSHVLLKRAGSSSHFLKLGSSSGNVCDIGLPKSAIINIENCGSLFASEDKLSSELVLEELSSFTTVQRLNLQRSPVQDVKYTSFLRKGLLSCLNGNTLQLFSTKLS from the exons ATGGCAGACCCTCACTATGTGCATCTTGACGATGTAGATCTACaggaagaggatgaagaagCCTCAGAAGAACCATCCGTCATCGGCGACGTTGGAGACTCAGAACAAGAAGACGAAGACGAACCAGACGCCCAAACGGATCCCAATTATGCTCTCTATCTTTCCAGAATGGGACCCACTCACGAGGCCGAAGAAGCCGACTCGGATTTTGAACGGCATCTGGTCAGAACCGCTTGCTTTCTGAGCCGCGGCGGCTGCGGCGGTGACGGCAAGCGGAGGAGAATCGGAAGGCAGGAAACGGCGGCGTTTGACACCGGAGAGAGCTCTCAGAGCAGTCAGTGGAATCCGAGTGAAATTGATGGCCTGTTTTGCCCAATTTGCTTGGAGGCTTGGACTAATGACGGTGATCACTACATCTG CTGTCTTCCTTGTGGACACATTTTCGGTATGTCCTGCATCGAAAAATGGCTAGGCCAGAGTAAAAGACAGGGAAAg TGTCCTCAATGCAATGCCAAATGCAAGTTGAATGATGTGAGGAAACTTTTCACGTCGCGAGTTATTTCTGTTGACGAAGAATCACAAAAg aGGATTCGTTCACTTGAGGCTAAATGTGCTTCTTTTGAGAAGGAG CGAGCAGAATGGCATAAGAGGGAGGCAGAATTGCTAAAGGGACAGCATGTACTAGAACTCAAAATTCGACTACTTATAGAG AGCAAAGCATCAGGATCAATCAATGCTACTGGGACCTTTGAAAGAAGATTCGTATCTG GGCTAACATTTGGCTCTAATACCTGCGGACAAGCATCTCCTTGCAGCTTCAAATTAGAG AAGGAGTTACCTGTAGCTGGTGCTCATTTGTTTGACGTTGATGCATCTAACCAAATTTTGTTAATTTCGCGAAGGCATGCTGGGCTAGGTGGAAAAGATGTGCTTACCAAA ATGAGCCTGATACCTCCATATGACAGAGATGATATTGTTCTTCCTAGCTCTTTAAATTCTATCAGGGACCTACGTCTTTCTCCTTCTAACACTAACCTTGCACTCTTTGCTTGCCTAGGGAAGAAATTGGCAGTTCTCAG TACGGAGAACAACAACATCATTGTTTCCTATGACATACCG GCTGCTGCTTGGACATGCTCATGGGATCTCAACGATTCAAATTATATGTATGCTGGATTGCAG AATGGCTATCTTCTGGTGTTTGACATGCGCCAAACCTCAGGGCCTGTTGAATCCCTGAAGGGGCTGACAAGAAACCCAATTCATACCGTGCATTCCCTTTCATATAATTCAGCTCTTCCCACTGGTGTTAGAACAGTGATGTCCGCATCGTCAATTGGCTTATGTCTCTGGAATTTTGGTGGTGCTGCAAAGGG GCCAATTTTGGTCCCTGAAACAGAGAACCAAGGAGTTTGTATATCTCTTGCATATTGCCATAGAACAGATGACATTGTTGCTTCCTATCGCCCCAAAGTCGAGTTTTCTGATGAGGCAGTTCTTACACAACCAACTCCTTCACGTGCCATCGGACAAGGAACAGTCGGTTCCCATGTTCTTTTAAAGAGAGCAGGCAGCAGCAGTCATTTTCTAAAGTTGGGATCTTCATCCGGCAACGTGTGTGATATCGGACTGCCAAAATCTGCAATTATCAACATAGAAAATTGTGGCAGTTTGTTTGCATCTGAAGATAAACTATCTTCTGAACTAGTTTTAGAAGAGCTGTCGTCTTTTACTACTGTTCAGCGCCTTAACTTACAGCGAAGTCCTGTTCAGGATGTGAAGTACACATCCTTCTTAAGGAAAGGTCTCCTCAGTTGTTTGAATGGTAACACGCTGCAACTCTTCAGTACCAAGCTTTCATGA
- the LOC112193321 gene encoding E3 ubiquitin-protein ligase RFWD3 isoform X4, giving the protein MADPHYVHLDDVDLQEEDEEASEEPSVIGDVGDSEQEDEDEPDAQTDPNYALYLSRMGPTHEAEEADSDFERHLVRTACFLSRGGCGGDGKRRRIGRQETAAFDTGESSQSSQWNPSEIDGLFCPICLEAWTNDGDHYICCLPCGHIFGMSCIEKWLGQSKRQGKCPQCNAKCKLNDVRKLFTSRVISVDEESQKRIRSLEAKCASFEKESKASGSINATGTFERRFVSGLTFGSNTCGQASPCSFKLEKELPVAGAHLFDVDASNQILLISRRHAGLGGKDVLTKMSLIPPYDRDDIVLPSSLNSIRDLRLSPSNTNLALFACLGKKLAVLSTENNNIIVSYDIPAAAWTCSWDLNDSNYMYAGLQNGYLLVFDMRQTSGPVESLKGLTRNPIHTVHSLSYNSALPTGVRTVMSASSIGLCLWNFGGAAKGPILVPETENQGVCISLAYCHRTDDIVASYRPKVEFSDEAVLTQPTPSRAIGQGTVGSHVLLKRAGSSSHFLKLGSSSGNVCDIGLPKSAIINIENCGSLFASEDKLSSELVLEELSSFTTVQRLNLQRSPVQDVKYTSFLRKGLLSCLNGNTLQLFSTKLS; this is encoded by the exons ATGGCAGACCCTCACTATGTGCATCTTGACGATGTAGATCTACaggaagaggatgaagaagCCTCAGAAGAACCATCCGTCATCGGCGACGTTGGAGACTCAGAACAAGAAGACGAAGACGAACCAGACGCCCAAACGGATCCCAATTATGCTCTCTATCTTTCCAGAATGGGACCCACTCACGAGGCCGAAGAAGCCGACTCGGATTTTGAACGGCATCTGGTCAGAACCGCTTGCTTTCTGAGCCGCGGCGGCTGCGGCGGTGACGGCAAGCGGAGGAGAATCGGAAGGCAGGAAACGGCGGCGTTTGACACCGGAGAGAGCTCTCAGAGCAGTCAGTGGAATCCGAGTGAAATTGATGGCCTGTTTTGCCCAATTTGCTTGGAGGCTTGGACTAATGACGGTGATCACTACATCTG CTGTCTTCCTTGTGGACACATTTTCGGTATGTCCTGCATCGAAAAATGGCTAGGCCAGAGTAAAAGACAGGGAAAg TGTCCTCAATGCAATGCCAAATGCAAGTTGAATGATGTGAGGAAACTTTTCACGTCGCGAGTTATTTCTGTTGACGAAGAATCACAAAAg aGGATTCGTTCACTTGAGGCTAAATGTGCTTCTTTTGAGAAGGAG AGCAAAGCATCAGGATCAATCAATGCTACTGGGACCTTTGAAAGAAGATTCGTATCTG GGCTAACATTTGGCTCTAATACCTGCGGACAAGCATCTCCTTGCAGCTTCAAATTAGAG AAGGAGTTACCTGTAGCTGGTGCTCATTTGTTTGACGTTGATGCATCTAACCAAATTTTGTTAATTTCGCGAAGGCATGCTGGGCTAGGTGGAAAAGATGTGCTTACCAAA ATGAGCCTGATACCTCCATATGACAGAGATGATATTGTTCTTCCTAGCTCTTTAAATTCTATCAGGGACCTACGTCTTTCTCCTTCTAACACTAACCTTGCACTCTTTGCTTGCCTAGGGAAGAAATTGGCAGTTCTCAG TACGGAGAACAACAACATCATTGTTTCCTATGACATACCG GCTGCTGCTTGGACATGCTCATGGGATCTCAACGATTCAAATTATATGTATGCTGGATTGCAG AATGGCTATCTTCTGGTGTTTGACATGCGCCAAACCTCAGGGCCTGTTGAATCCCTGAAGGGGCTGACAAGAAACCCAATTCATACCGTGCATTCCCTTTCATATAATTCAGCTCTTCCCACTGGTGTTAGAACAGTGATGTCCGCATCGTCAATTGGCTTATGTCTCTGGAATTTTGGTGGTGCTGCAAAGGG GCCAATTTTGGTCCCTGAAACAGAGAACCAAGGAGTTTGTATATCTCTTGCATATTGCCATAGAACAGATGACATTGTTGCTTCCTATCGCCCCAAAGTCGAGTTTTCTGATGAGGCAGTTCTTACACAACCAACTCCTTCACGTGCCATCGGACAAGGAACAGTCGGTTCCCATGTTCTTTTAAAGAGAGCAGGCAGCAGCAGTCATTTTCTAAAGTTGGGATCTTCATCCGGCAACGTGTGTGATATCGGACTGCCAAAATCTGCAATTATCAACATAGAAAATTGTGGCAGTTTGTTTGCATCTGAAGATAAACTATCTTCTGAACTAGTTTTAGAAGAGCTGTCGTCTTTTACTACTGTTCAGCGCCTTAACTTACAGCGAAGTCCTGTTCAGGATGTGAAGTACACATCCTTCTTAAGGAAAGGTCTCCTCAGTTGTTTGAATGGTAACACGCTGCAACTCTTCAGTACCAAGCTTTCATGA